TTGGGGAACATCGGCGTGAGTAGCCCAGACGTTCTCAACGTGATTACTCCGTTCACTCACCACCCTCGCCCTTTGGTTCGCGCAGCAGCCTGTCGTGCCCTCCTTCAGCTCATGAAAGAGCAGCGTTGGGCAGTTGAGTTGGAAAAGCTGCTTCAACATCCTGAGCCACTGGTTCGGCGTGGAGTGTTGTTGGATCTAGGCGCCACTGGCTGGACAGCAGCCCTTCCAGCGATCGAATCCGCCAGCGTTGAAGCCAGTCTCAAATTGGTGGCGTTGCGAGGTCTTGCCGAACAAAGCGAAGACACCAAGGTGTTGGATGCAATGGACCGACTGCTCTGATGTCAGCATCTGCTCTCCAGAAGGCCATCCTTGCGTTGGACCGCGCAACAACGACCTCCGAACTCGTTAAGGCCACGCAAACCATTTGTGGCTTGAAGGATCTTGAAGCAGCACCCACGCTGATCAAAGTTCTTGGCTTCAACAATCCTGCTGTAGGAGCCGTTGCAACCCAGGGCCTGATCGCCCTTGGCCGTGATGTTGTGCCGATCCTGGTTGTGAATTTGGATGTTGGTAATTACGGCGCAAGGGCTTGGGTGGTGCGAGCCATCGCCACGCTGCGAGACCCTCGCGGACTCGACCTGCTGGAGCATGCGCTCAACGCCGACATTGCACCAAGCGTGCGCCGCTCCGCCACTCGTGGGTTGGCGGAGATGGAGCTCGAAGGTTCGAACGTCTCCAAAGATTTTTCAAGGTGTTGTGAAGCCCTGTTCAAAGCAGCTGCGGATGATGAGTGGATCGTGCGTTACGCCGCGGCCTTCGGCCTTGAGCAACGATTCGGCCACAACTCAACAAATACCGGGCTGAAAACCCAAGCCATCGCTCATTTGGAGGAGCTCAGTTCGAATTCAGAGGCTGTCAAGGTGGTGAAACAGCGGGCAAAGCTCGCGTTGCAACGTCTTCAAGCCGGATGACCAAGACAATTCTGTTCGTCTGCCTCGGGAACATTTGCCGATCTCCCGCAGCCGAGGGGGTGTTCCTGCACTTACTCGCCGAGCGCAACCTCACCGATCAATTTGTAGTGGATTCGGCTGGAACAGGCGGATGGCATGTGGGGAACCCAGCAGATCGCCGCATGCAGGCAGCAGCCAATCGCCGAGGGATTCAGTTACCAAGTCGAGCCCGACAAATCAGTCTTGACGACCTGGTGGATTTCGATCTCGTGCTCACCATGGACGATGCCAACTTGTCAGCGGTACGAAGTTTGTCCGATGAGATGGGCGGCCGTGCCACAGCGGAGGTGAGGCCAATGCTGAGTTTTTCTCGAAACTTCACTGAACACGAAGTACCAGACCCGTACTACGGCGGTGAAGCGGGTTTCGAGCATGTCCTCGACCTCCTCGAAGACTCCTGTTCTGCGTTACTTGATGAACTCACCGCTGGGGAGTAGGCCAAGCCTCCTCGGCCACCCGTTCCCGAAACAGTCGCACCAAAGCTTCAATCACAGCATCAATGTCCATGCCATCCGTCACAAGCTCGATGGCATCATCAGCCTGCATCAGAGGTGCTTCCTCTCGAGTGCTATCAAGACGATCCCTCTCCGCGATCTGAGCTTCTAACTCCGCCCGCTCGGGCACCGCAAACCCTCGCTGCTCTAAATCCAGAGCACGACGTCGGGCTCTCTCAGTCACGGTGGCCGTCAAAAACACTTTGAGGTCAGCGTGGGGGAACACAGCGGTGCCGATATCCCGTCCTTCCGCCACCAGCCCCCCCTTCGAACCCATCGATTTCTGCTGCACAGTCAAGGCTTGACGCACGCAACGATGGGCAGCGACGGCAGACACCGATGCTGTGACGTCTGGAGAGCGAATAGCGCTGCTCACGTCCTCTCCATTCACAAGAACCTGCTGCACTCCACCGGGCAAAGACTGCAACTGCACATCTAAATCCTTAAGCAGAGGTTCGATGGCGACGCCATCCGATGGATTGACACCACGCTCCAGGACGAGCCAAGTGACTGAGCGATACATCGCCCCCGTGTCGAGATACACGAGCCCTAGGCGCTCCGCAAACGCCCGTGTGACCGTACTTTTTCCAGCTCCAGCCGGACCATCGATAGCAACAAGAGGCTGGCGAGTCATCAAAAACGCATGATCAATCAAACGCGTTGACCCACAACGAACAGCAGCTGCGAGCAATGAGATTGCTGTCTCATCGCCACAGGGTTGAAGCGTGCAGGGATCAACACGTTGAACGTATTCCACCTCAAATCCTGCATCAGAAAGAGATCCCCGTAGTGCTGGGATCGGATCAGATCCATCTCCCCGGGCCGCATGCAATGCCTCGGGCAATGCCGCCGCCATGCGTCGCTGATCAGGGGAAAGGTATTGATTCCTGGAACTCAAGGCCAGTCCATCGGCCTCCCGAACGGTGGCGACACCTTGAACAATCACCGGTCGTGCCAAATGGGCAACTAACCAGCGAAGAATCACAAGCTGTTGCCAATCCTTTTCACCAAGCCAAAGCTGGCGCGGACGAACCAGATCCAACAATCTGGCCACAACCGTCACAACCCCATCGAAGTGTCCCGGTCGCGCCGCTCCACAAAGGTGCTTCTGGAGACCAGGCGGAACTTGAATTGTTGATGGATGACGCTCCCCCCCCTGTGGGTAGATCTGTTCCACCGATGGTGCCCAAAGCGCTGCAGCACCCCATCGCTCTGCCACCACCAAATCGGACTCGAGACTGCGGGGGTATCGAGCCAAGTCCTCGTCAGGGCCGAACTGCAGGGGATTCACGAACACACTCACCAAGACCGGTCCCATCGCGGACGCGGCGCGGATTACGGTTCCATGGCCAGCATGGAGAGCACCCATCGTGGGCACAAATTGGAGATCACCCTGCTGAGTCGTGATCCAATCGTTGAGTTGAGCAGTGGTGCGTAGGAGGGGAAAACTCAGCGCAATACCTCGAGCCGAACTTGAGCAATGCCAGAGGCAGTTAAACCAAGACTGCTGGCGGCTCCATGGCCCAAATCAATCACCCGGTGGTGCACAAAGGGGCCACGATCGTTAATCCGAATCACTTCCGAACGTCCATTCCACAAATTGGTGACACGAACTTTGGTGCCAAACGGCAAGGTCCGATGGGCTGCGGTCATTGTTCCCCGCTGGTACACCTCACCATTAGCAGTGCGGTTCCCAAAAAACCCTGGTCCGTACCAACTGGCCTCCCCAGTGATGACGCGAACCACGGTCGGCACAACTTTGATTTTTGGTGGGGGAATGACCGCCAGCGGAGGAGCCGATTCCTCAGCCTCTTTCACATCAGCAGGGGTCAAGCTGGCCTCAATCGATGCCGATGGAATCACCGCAGGCGGTGCAATCAGATCACTTGGATCGATGGGATCAGCCAGCCCTTGATCTAAAAAGTCCGCTGCGTCGACAGGCAGAAGGGTCGCGCTGCCAGAAATCGCTCCACAAATGAATAGCAGCGTGAAAGGAACTCGCATGCCGGGCAAACCAACAGGAGCATGGGCCGAAATCACTCGGCACCAACTCCAGAGGGTTTTCAAAAGGAAATGGTTTCAAAACCTAATCAGGGAGGAGAAGCACCTTTCTGAAAAACCAACCTCTGCCCCAGCAGGGTTAAGACGAAGCGGGAACGCCTTCAATGGCCTCAAGCACTGAACAGACGCCAAAAAGAGGCCGGCACCCATTGATAAGCAGCAGACGTGATTGGCATAAGCAGGCATGATCAGCCTGCGGACACCTGCGCACCCGGACCACCAACTTGGTGAAGGGGCAGGATCATGAAACCGGATTCAATCCATGGACTACAAGAGTGCAGGTGTTGATGTAGAAGCTGGACGGGCTTTTGTTCAGCGCATCAAAGCTTCGGTAGAGGCCACCCACCGCCCAGAAGTCGTGGGAGGTCTTGGCGGATTTGGCGGCCTCATGCGCCTTCCAACTGGCCTGCGCAAACCTCTTCTCGTGTCCGGAACGGACGGAGTCGGCACCAAGCTGGAACTCGCCCAAAATCATCACTGCCATCACGGGGTGGGCATTGATCTTGTTGCGATGTGCGTCAACGACGTGATTACGTCTGGGGCCGCTCCACTGTTTTTCCTCGACTACATGGCCACAGGCGCCCTAAGCCCAGCCGCCATGGCCGAAGTGGTCGAGGGAATCGCAGATGGATGCCGTCAGAGCGGTTGCGCACTTCTAGGAGGCGAAACAGCAGAAATGCCCGGGTTTTATCCCCAAGGGAGATACGACCTCGCCGGCTTCTGCGTTGCCGTCGTCGAGGAAGACGACCTCATCGATGGACGATCCATTTCCCCGGGGGATCAAATCATCGGCATCGCTAGCAGTGGTGTGCACAGCAACGGATTCAGCCTCGTCAGGAAGGTTTTAGAAAAAGCAGGCATCAACGAAAACAGCCAATACGGACCAGACAACAGACGACTCCTCAACGACCTGCTCGCGCCGACAACGCTCTACGCCTCACTTGTTCAAGAACTGCTCAGCAACGCCATCAAGATCCATGGCATGGCCCACATCACTGGCGGGGGATTGCCTGAAAATTTGCCCCGCTGTCTGCCGGAGGGAATGACGGCCAAAATCGAGGCTGAGGCATGGCCTCGATCTCCTTTATTTCAGTGGCTGCAATCCGCAGGAGCGATTCCAGAACGTGATCTTTGGCATACGTTCAACATGGGAATCGGGTTCTGCCTCGTCGTTCCAAAAGAAGCGGAACAAACTGCATTAGATGTTTGTCATTTGAACAACCATCAGGCATGGGTCATTGGTGAAGTGCTGAAGACCCCTCCAGGGGAGCATTCAGCCTTACAAGGGCTGCCCAGCTGATTGCATCAGTTTCCAACCTGGTTGAATTTCAGCTCTCAACAGCTGAATTAAGTCAATATTGTGCAGTGAGCACATCGGAAAATTTCCGATAGCAACGCCGATACATCGTCTTGTTTCTATGCCATTTGATAAGCCACAGCGCCTTACTCGGCGTCGCTCATCGGCGGGCCCCGTACCACCTAGACGTCCCCTTGACTCTGGCCACGGCCATCGTCAGAGTCCACGCCCAACGTTTTTAACCCTTCGGGACCACGGCAAAGTATTTGTGGCAGACATGCCGCATTTGTCGGACGGCCAGCTATCCCATATTCATAAGGAAGCAGACGAAGTTTTCACCAGTCTTGAGCGCCGAATCCAAGAGCTGGAACAAGAGCTCAGCCATAGTCCGCAGGATCGAGACACGTTGATCAAGGCATCAACGAAACGCGACGTGACCCGGCGTTTTTTGCGAGCCATCCAAGAAGAGCAAGAGCAACGGCGTAACAATCCCGCAATCCGGCATGCAGCCGGTGAATCTCTTCCTCGAACGTTTCTTGAAGTTGCACGTCACCGCTTACCCGGCGCCACCTTCGATTCACTGCTTCAAGAGGCGCTCACGGCGTGCGAACAACAACAAGCTGCTGCCGCTGAAGCTGAGGCGGAGAAAGTAGCAACAGAAAAGGTCGTTCCCATTCGAAGCGACAGTGACAGCCTTCCCGTGGTTGTGAGTCCAGCCCCTGAATCGGTATCTGAAGCCTGAACCAACCTCAACGGCTTTGAAACGGATTCGAGGGCATGCGTGCAAGGCATCGCTCTCTGGCTTGGTTTAACGCAAAGCATTCAGCCTCCGACAATTGCC
The DNA window shown above is from Synechococcus sp. CC9902 and carries:
- a CDS encoding HEAT repeat domain-containing protein; amino-acid sequence: MSASALQKAILALDRATTTSELVKATQTICGLKDLEAAPTLIKVLGFNNPAVGAVATQGLIALGRDVVPILVVNLDVGNYGARAWVVRAIATLRDPRGLDLLEHALNADIAPSVRRSATRGLAEMELEGSNVSKDFSRCCEALFKAAADDEWIVRYAAAFGLEQRFGHNSTNTGLKTQAIAHLEELSSNSEAVKVVKQRAKLALQRLQAG
- a CDS encoding low molecular weight protein-tyrosine-phosphatase, with translation MTKTILFVCLGNICRSPAAEGVFLHLLAERNLTDQFVVDSAGTGGWHVGNPADRRMQAAANRRGIQLPSRARQISLDDLVDFDLVLTMDDANLSAVRSLSDEMGGRATAEVRPMLSFSRNFTEHEVPDPYYGGEAGFEHVLDLLEDSCSALLDELTAGE
- a CDS encoding bifunctional pantoate--beta-alanine ligase/(d)CMP kinase, producing MTTQQGDLQFVPTMGALHAGHGTVIRAASAMGPVLVSVFVNPLQFGPDEDLARYPRSLESDLVVAERWGAAALWAPSVEQIYPQGGERHPSTIQVPPGLQKHLCGAARPGHFDGVVTVVARLLDLVRPRQLWLGEKDWQQLVILRWLVAHLARPVIVQGVATVREADGLALSSRNQYLSPDQRRMAAALPEALHAARGDGSDPIPALRGSLSDAGFEVEYVQRVDPCTLQPCGDETAISLLAAAVRCGSTRLIDHAFLMTRQPLVAIDGPAGAGKSTVTRAFAERLGLVYLDTGAMYRSVTWLVLERGVNPSDGVAIEPLLKDLDVQLQSLPGGVQQVLVNGEDVSSAIRSPDVTASVSAVAAHRCVRQALTVQQKSMGSKGGLVAEGRDIGTAVFPHADLKVFLTATVTERARRRALDLEQRGFAVPERAELEAQIAERDRLDSTREEAPLMQADDAIELVTDGMDIDAVIEALVRLFRERVAEEAWPTPQR
- a CDS encoding septal ring lytic transglycosylase RlpA family protein; its protein translation is MRVPFTLLFICGAISGSATLLPVDAADFLDQGLADPIDPSDLIAPPAVIPSASIEASLTPADVKEAEESAPPLAVIPPPKIKVVPTVVRVITGEASWYGPGFFGNRTANGEVYQRGTMTAAHRTLPFGTKVRVTNLWNGRSEVIRINDRGPFVHHRVIDLGHGAASSLGLTASGIAQVRLEVLR
- the purM gene encoding phosphoribosylformylglycinamidine cyclo-ligase, whose amino-acid sequence is MDYKSAGVDVEAGRAFVQRIKASVEATHRPEVVGGLGGFGGLMRLPTGLRKPLLVSGTDGVGTKLELAQNHHCHHGVGIDLVAMCVNDVITSGAAPLFFLDYMATGALSPAAMAEVVEGIADGCRQSGCALLGGETAEMPGFYPQGRYDLAGFCVAVVEEDDLIDGRSISPGDQIIGIASSGVHSNGFSLVRKVLEKAGINENSQYGPDNRRLLNDLLAPTTLYASLVQELLSNAIKIHGMAHITGGGLPENLPRCLPEGMTAKIEAEAWPRSPLFQWLQSAGAIPERDLWHTFNMGIGFCLVVPKEAEQTALDVCHLNNHQAWVIGEVLKTPPGEHSALQGLPS